A genomic segment from Roseibium sp. Sym1 encodes:
- a CDS encoding AMP-dependent synthetase/ligase: MTDFTKNRSSGGETIGALLAKNASLHGKDIALREKERGIWKETTWAEYAQEVLACAAGLEKIGVKPGKAVLVLGDNRARLYGGMLAVSLLGAYAMPVYPGATLEELRHFLGEVEIVAAIAEDQEQVDKILELKGAGAQGVAHIIYDEARGLGFYEVEGLMSWDHLIEVGQHDLNEAPGLREELLSRAKPEDPAIFLHSSGTTGAPKGIVLSQKNVLAAAQNGRAAGAFDENEEILAYLPMAWVGDYAITVAAALLWRFTVNVPERQETVVRDMREIAPTFYLAAPRSWDQMLTTIQVGIENSTPFKKWLYQFFMDRAVAAETRKLNGKSGGALEPLGRLLGEAIVFGPIKDQFGMSRLKNAFTGGEAIGEDTFVFYRALGIKLRQLYGQTENSAINAIQSPGEVRLHTVGKPAPGVEVTIAEDGEVLVRSDSVFEGYFNKPEATAEALEGGWLHTGDAGYLEEDGHLVVLGRVSEVMHTAGGERYVPNYIENRLKFSPYIKDAAVIGAGLDELTAVVCVDFEAVGHWAEVNGVPYVSYADLSQREEVATLLREAFQRVNKAVTEPLRLQRFVSLPKEFDPDDGEITRTRKLRRKVVQERYADVIAALYDGSKEVHVSAQVTYETGEVGKVERSLPIREV; this comes from the coding sequence ATGACTGATTTTACGAAGAACCGGTCTTCAGGCGGCGAAACGATTGGTGCACTTCTGGCGAAGAACGCGTCGCTCCATGGAAAGGATATCGCCCTTCGCGAAAAAGAGCGCGGGATATGGAAAGAAACCACCTGGGCGGAATACGCCCAAGAGGTACTAGCCTGTGCGGCTGGGCTTGAAAAAATCGGCGTGAAGCCGGGCAAAGCAGTGCTTGTTCTGGGCGATAACCGTGCGCGGTTGTATGGTGGCATGCTGGCTGTTTCGTTGCTTGGTGCCTACGCAATGCCCGTTTATCCGGGCGCAACGCTCGAGGAACTGCGACACTTTCTTGGCGAAGTCGAGATCGTCGCGGCCATCGCGGAAGATCAGGAACAGGTTGACAAGATCCTGGAATTGAAGGGCGCGGGTGCACAGGGCGTCGCCCACATCATTTATGATGAAGCGCGCGGTCTTGGCTTCTACGAGGTCGAAGGGCTGATGTCCTGGGATCACCTGATCGAAGTTGGTCAGCACGATCTTAACGAAGCCCCGGGTCTGCGTGAGGAACTGCTTAGTCGTGCGAAACCGGAAGATCCGGCTATTTTTCTGCATTCCTCCGGAACGACGGGCGCACCCAAGGGGATCGTGCTGAGTCAGAAGAACGTTCTTGCCGCGGCTCAGAATGGGCGTGCGGCGGGTGCATTCGACGAAAATGAGGAGATCCTTGCGTACTTGCCGATGGCCTGGGTGGGAGACTACGCCATAACCGTTGCGGCGGCACTACTTTGGCGTTTCACCGTGAATGTGCCTGAGCGCCAGGAAACAGTCGTGCGCGACATGCGTGAGATCGCTCCGACCTTCTATCTGGCGGCGCCGAGAAGCTGGGACCAGATGCTGACGACAATCCAGGTTGGTATCGAGAATTCGACCCCTTTCAAGAAGTGGCTGTACCAATTCTTCATGGACCGTGCCGTCGCAGCTGAGACACGCAAGCTGAACGGCAAAAGCGGAGGTGCATTGGAGCCTTTGGGTCGACTTTTGGGTGAGGCAATTGTTTTCGGTCCGATCAAGGACCAGTTCGGAATGAGCCGCCTCAAGAACGCGTTCACCGGCGGTGAAGCGATCGGCGAAGACACCTTTGTTTTCTACCGAGCCCTGGGAATCAAATTGCGCCAACTCTACGGCCAAACCGAAAACAGCGCAATCAATGCAATTCAGTCTCCGGGTGAAGTTCGCCTTCATACCGTTGGCAAACCCGCGCCGGGCGTCGAGGTGACCATCGCCGAGGACGGGGAGGTTCTGGTGCGTTCGGACAGCGTATTTGAAGGGTACTTCAACAAACCCGAAGCGACCGCCGAAGCCCTTGAAGGCGGGTGGCTGCATACAGGTGATGCCGGGTATCTGGAGGAAGATGGACACTTGGTTGTTCTGGGGCGCGTCTCCGAGGTCATGCATACAGCCGGAGGCGAGCGTTATGTGCCAAACTACATCGAAAACCGGTTGAAATTCAGCCCTTACATTAAGGATGCGGCCGTAATAGGCGCCGGGCTTGACGAATTGACGGCCGTGGTTTGCGTGGATTTCGAAGCGGTTGGCCACTGGGCAGAGGTGAATGGCGTACCCTATGTGTCATATGCCGATCTTTCTCAGCGTGAAGAGGTCGCGACGTTGCTTCGCGAGGCCTTCCAACGGGTCAACAAGGCCGTCACCGAACCGTTGCGCCTGCAACGCTTTGTCAGTCTGCCGAAAGAATTCGACCCGGACGATGGCGAAATCACGCGAACCCGAAAACTGCGGCGGAAGGTCGTTCAGGAACGTTATGCCGACGTGATCGCAGCGCTCTACGACGGTTCAAAAGAGGTCCATGTTAGCGCGCAGGTGACTTACGAGACCGGGGAAGTAGGGAAGGTCGAAAGAAGCCTTCCTATCAGGGAGGTATAA
- a CDS encoding SDR family oxidoreductase, whose amino-acid sequence MSKAQFGSSREDLSNRTTVYASGLFTGKTVVVTGAGGGLGLAIATLFARLGANLAINGRNEEKLALAKEFLESFGGEVFAVPMTIREPEQVEDFVAKANQEFGAIDVLVNNAGGQFPQAALDFSPKGWNAVIDTNLNGTWWMMQSTARHWVANNQSGCIVNIVADIWRGMPGIAHTCAARAGVIYLSKSVAVEWAPHDIRVNCVAPGCCESNGFGNYPPEGSATFQDSNPMRHAGDEWDVAEGVVYMAASSGKFVTGEVLNIDGGQQLWGDPWPTGRPDYFQIT is encoded by the coding sequence ATGAGTAAGGCGCAGTTCGGGTCTTCGAGGGAGGACCTGTCAAACCGTACAACCGTTTACGCAAGCGGTTTGTTCACCGGCAAAACCGTTGTGGTGACCGGGGCTGGAGGCGGATTGGGGCTGGCAATTGCGACCCTGTTCGCGAGGCTTGGAGCCAATCTGGCGATCAATGGACGCAACGAAGAGAAACTGGCTTTGGCCAAGGAGTTCCTTGAAAGTTTCGGGGGCGAAGTTTTCGCTGTGCCTATGACCATCCGGGAGCCTGAGCAGGTCGAAGATTTTGTCGCCAAGGCGAACCAGGAATTCGGGGCGATTGACGTTTTGGTGAACAATGCGGGGGGGCAGTTTCCACAGGCCGCGCTGGATTTTTCCCCGAAGGGCTGGAACGCTGTCATTGACACCAATCTGAACGGAACCTGGTGGATGATGCAATCCACGGCGCGCCACTGGGTTGCCAACAATCAATCGGGCTGCATCGTCAACATCGTGGCCGATATCTGGCGAGGTATGCCCGGCATCGCTCATACCTGTGCGGCCCGGGCGGGGGTAATTTACCTGTCAAAGTCGGTTGCGGTGGAGTGGGCCCCGCATGATATCCGAGTGAACTGCGTAGCACCGGGTTGCTGCGAAAGTAACGGTTTCGGGAACTACCCTCCGGAGGGTTCTGCGACCTTTCAGGACTCCAATCCGATGCGGCACGCCGGGGACGAATGGGACGTCGCAGAAGGCGTTGTCTATATGGCGGCCAGTTCAGGGAAATTTGTAACCGGTGAAGTTCTGAACATCGACGGTGGACAGCAATTGTGGGGGGATCCATGGCCAACGGGGCGACCGGACTACTTCCAGATTACCTGA
- a CDS encoding acyl-CoA dehydrogenase family protein: MTFRMSEQQSEIRESILRICARFDDEYWLERDSKGGFPHDLHLAMAQGGWLGIAMPEAVGGAGLGITDATIMMQAIAESGGGASAASAIHMNIFGLNPVVKFGTAEQKARMLKPLIEGREKACFAVTEPTTGLDTTKLRTMAVKKGDHYVVHGQKVWISTAQVADKMLILARTTRLEDVEKPTEGLSLFYTDLDRNFVDVREIEKMGRKAVDSNEVFIDGLPIPAEDLIGEEGKGFRQILHGLNPERILVAGECIGIARNALARAAHYATERVIFDRPIGQNQGVQHPLSKAWARVESANLMVMHAAALYDAGEPCGVEANAAKLLAADAAVEATEAAQITFGGFGYAKEYHVERLVREALLFRIVPVTPQMLLSFIAEKALGLPKSY; encoded by the coding sequence ATGACATTCAGGATGTCTGAGCAACAGAGCGAAATCCGCGAAAGTATTCTGCGGATTTGCGCGCGTTTCGACGACGAGTACTGGCTTGAACGGGATAGCAAGGGAGGCTTTCCGCACGATTTGCACCTGGCCATGGCGCAAGGTGGTTGGCTGGGGATCGCGATGCCCGAGGCGGTCGGCGGCGCGGGATTGGGGATCACAGATGCGACGATCATGATGCAGGCGATCGCAGAATCGGGCGGCGGCGCCAGCGCCGCTTCTGCCATCCACATGAACATTTTCGGGCTCAATCCGGTCGTGAAATTCGGAACGGCTGAGCAGAAAGCACGTATGCTGAAGCCCCTGATCGAAGGACGGGAGAAGGCGTGTTTTGCGGTAACCGAACCGACTACGGGCCTCGACACCACCAAGCTCAGGACCATGGCGGTGAAAAAGGGGGATCACTATGTGGTGCATGGTCAAAAGGTATGGATCTCGACCGCACAGGTTGCCGACAAAATGTTAATTCTAGCGCGGACAACGCGGCTCGAGGATGTTGAGAAGCCAACCGAGGGACTGAGCCTGTTCTATACAGATCTCGACCGAAATTTCGTCGATGTCCGCGAGATCGAAAAGATGGGTCGAAAGGCTGTCGATTCGAACGAAGTCTTCATCGATGGGTTACCGATTCCGGCTGAGGACCTGATCGGGGAGGAGGGCAAAGGCTTTAGGCAAATTTTGCACGGGTTGAATCCCGAACGCATCCTAGTGGCCGGCGAATGCATTGGTATTGCGCGCAACGCACTGGCGCGCGCGGCGCATTATGCAACCGAACGTGTGATATTTGACCGCCCGATCGGCCAAAATCAGGGTGTTCAGCATCCGCTCTCCAAAGCCTGGGCGCGGGTGGAATCTGCCAATCTCATGGTGATGCACGCTGCTGCTCTTTACGATGCGGGAGAACCCTGCGGCGTCGAGGCGAACGCTGCCAAGCTTTTGGCCGCCGACGCCGCGGTCGAGGCGACCGAAGCCGCGCAAATTACATTTGGCGGATTCGGATACGCCAAGGAATATCACGTTGAGCGGTTAGTGCGGGAGGCTCTGCTTTTCCGCATCGTACCGGTGACACCGCAGATGCTTTTGTCGTTCATAGCAGAAAAAGCCCTTGGACTTCCAAAGTCTTACTGA
- a CDS encoding ABC transporter ATP-binding protein translates to MTTKIKTAIGVDDGAILECSGIERRFAGIVAVTGVDLVIRQGEIFGLVGPNGSGKTTLTNAITGFYPPNEGKVRLAGKDITGTAPHKVAKLGVARTFQNLALFNGMSVLDNILLGRHIHMSPGVLRTALYWWAAQREEIENRRIVEEVIEFLQLESIRHELVDGLPIGLKKRVELARALVAEPQMLILDEPMAGMNQEEKGYMSRFILDARAERGVSVLLIEHHMDVITGICDRMLALNYGEMIASGIPKEVVKDPRVIEAYIGGSHD, encoded by the coding sequence ATGACGACGAAGATTAAAACAGCAATCGGTGTCGATGATGGGGCGATACTGGAGTGCAGCGGGATCGAACGACGGTTCGCCGGCATCGTCGCTGTCACCGGTGTGGACCTCGTTATTAGGCAAGGGGAAATCTTTGGACTTGTCGGTCCGAATGGCAGCGGAAAGACAACATTAACGAACGCAATTACCGGATTTTACCCGCCAAACGAGGGCAAGGTCCGGCTGGCGGGAAAAGACATCACGGGCACAGCGCCTCACAAGGTTGCCAAGCTGGGGGTCGCCCGGACGTTCCAGAATCTTGCCCTGTTCAACGGGATGAGCGTTCTGGACAACATCCTGCTCGGGCGGCACATCCACATGAGCCCAGGCGTTTTGCGCACGGCTCTTTATTGGTGGGCAGCACAGCGTGAAGAAATCGAGAACCGTAGAATCGTCGAGGAGGTGATCGAGTTTCTACAACTCGAGAGCATCCGGCATGAGTTGGTCGATGGCCTTCCGATCGGGTTGAAAAAACGGGTCGAGCTGGCGCGGGCATTGGTGGCCGAGCCACAGATGCTGATTCTCGACGAACCGATGGCCGGCATGAACCAGGAAGAGAAAGGGTATATGTCCCGTTTCATTCTGGATGCCCGTGCCGAACGCGGCGTCAGCGTTCTTCTGATCGAACACCATATGGATGTCATTACCGGCATTTGTGATCGGATGCTGGCCCTGAATTACGGTGAAATGATCGCCAGCGGCATCCCCAAGGAGGTTGTGAAGGACCCGCGGGTCATCGAGGCATATATCGGAGGGTCGCATGACTGA
- a CDS encoding branched-chain amino acid ABC transporter permease: protein MFYKLSGVHHANYVSDSRIFKVPADRNLTAFIFLIAIAAPFIIPSLYLNSYMLPWLIWTAAALGLNLVTGWAGQLHLGYAAVMAVGAYSSIHAARFGVPWEFALIIGGLTSSVIGSLFAFAALRVKGLYLALTTLAMQFVMDWVLTHSPAISGGSHASLQSPTLALLGQEITSDTGFYYVAFGWCVLVTMFMLNLKRTGLGRALVAVREKDFAAAILGVNSFYYKILAFATSSFIAGVSGALLVATFFFLAAPEQFSVAVSIQVLAMVIVGGLGSIIGTYFGVALILLVPGLVNGLVVTLSDWIGVQIDVETLAHIPNAVYGALIVIILLIEPLGLGKLYGNIRDYLMVWPFDQFKK, encoded by the coding sequence ATGTTTTACAAACTTTCTGGCGTCCATCACGCCAACTACGTTTCGGATAGCCGAATCTTCAAGGTACCTGCTGACCGGAATCTGACTGCATTCATCTTCCTGATCGCCATTGCCGCGCCATTCATCATACCGTCGCTCTATCTGAACAGTTACATGCTTCCGTGGCTGATCTGGACGGCCGCCGCTCTGGGCCTGAACCTGGTGACAGGGTGGGCCGGCCAACTGCACTTGGGTTATGCTGCGGTCATGGCCGTCGGAGCATATTCGTCGATCCACGCCGCGCGTTTCGGGGTGCCTTGGGAATTCGCCCTTATCATTGGCGGATTGACTTCATCTGTGATTGGTAGCCTGTTCGCTTTTGCCGCCTTGCGGGTCAAAGGGCTCTATCTCGCTCTCACTACTCTCGCGATGCAATTCGTGATGGACTGGGTTCTGACCCACTCTCCGGCGATCTCGGGGGGCTCACACGCGTCGCTCCAGTCACCGACATTGGCGCTGCTTGGACAAGAGATCACGTCTGACACCGGCTTTTACTATGTTGCCTTTGGTTGGTGCGTGTTGGTGACGATGTTCATGCTCAACCTCAAACGCACGGGGCTTGGTCGCGCCCTGGTCGCTGTACGGGAAAAAGACTTTGCAGCCGCGATCCTAGGTGTGAACAGTTTCTACTACAAAATTCTGGCATTTGCGACTTCGTCTTTCATCGCGGGCGTCAGCGGTGCATTGCTTGTTGCCACCTTTTTCTTTCTCGCAGCGCCCGAGCAATTCTCAGTTGCCGTTTCGATCCAGGTTCTTGCGATGGTGATCGTTGGCGGTCTTGGCAGCATCATCGGAACCTATTTTGGCGTTGCCCTTATCCTTCTTGTTCCCGGTCTGGTGAATGGTCTCGTCGTCACGCTGAGTGACTGGATTGGCGTACAGATCGATGTTGAAACACTCGCTCACATCCCGAACGCAGTCTATGGCGCACTGATCGTCATTATCCTTCTGATTGAACCACTCGGTTTGGGCAAACTCTACGGCAACATCAGAGACTATCTGATGGTCTGGCCCTTCGATCAGTTCAAGAAATAG
- a CDS encoding ABC transporter ATP-binding protein: MQEKVEAQNILSMNSVEVLYDNVMLAVKGVSVQVPIGEMIALLGSNGAGKSTTLKAISGLLKAERGRISRGEITFQGTEITEALAQKRVEMGICHVIEGRRVFEHLTPDENLTAAAPRGMSRSALNAEKEKIYGYFPRLAERRNSQAGYLSGGEQQMLAIGRALVTQPKLLMLDEPSLGLAPFLVEEIFGILQKINKDEGLSVLLVEQNALAALEIVSQGYLIENGRVVMHGTAEALKSNSDIQEFYLGGGEGTDFHNVKHYSRRKRWLS; this comes from the coding sequence ATGCAAGAAAAAGTTGAAGCCCAGAACATTCTATCCATGAACAGCGTCGAAGTTCTGTACGACAATGTGATGCTGGCGGTCAAAGGTGTTTCGGTCCAAGTCCCTATAGGCGAGATGATCGCACTATTGGGATCTAACGGAGCGGGGAAAAGCACCACGTTGAAAGCGATCAGCGGTCTTTTGAAGGCTGAGCGCGGACGCATCAGCCGAGGTGAGATAACGTTCCAAGGAACGGAAATTACCGAAGCGCTCGCGCAAAAACGTGTCGAGATGGGCATCTGTCATGTCATCGAAGGGCGACGGGTATTCGAACACCTGACCCCCGACGAGAACCTGACAGCCGCCGCGCCGCGCGGAATGTCCCGCTCAGCGCTGAATGCCGAAAAAGAAAAGATCTACGGATACTTTCCGCGGCTTGCCGAGCGCCGCAATTCGCAAGCAGGCTATTTGTCGGGTGGTGAGCAACAGATGCTTGCAATTGGGCGGGCCCTCGTGACCCAGCCGAAGCTGTTGATGCTTGATGAACCAAGTCTCGGGCTTGCTCCGTTCCTGGTCGAGGAAATCTTCGGCATCTTGCAAAAGATCAATAAGGATGAGGGCCTGTCCGTCCTGCTGGTGGAACAGAACGCCTTGGCGGCATTGGAGATCGTTTCTCAAGGGTATCTGATCGAGAACGGCCGCGTGGTTATGCACGGCACGGCCGAGGCGCTCAAGTCCAACTCCGACATTCAGGAGTTCTATCTGGGTGGTGGGGAAGGCACCGATTTTCACAACGTCAAGCACTACAGCCGACGCAAACGCTGGTTGAGTTGA
- a CDS encoding branched-chain amino acid ABC transporter permease: MDWVFLSELAINGALTGLLYSLFAIGLVLIYKASSVPNLAQGGLTMVGAYVVLALARDVGLPLWLAIPLAAVVMFGLGFGIERVALRRLAGRPVVMILMLTLGLDIFLRGTTLAIWGGTSRSMELGVSYDPLFLGDIFISRIHLVGAGVALALFVAFMLFFRTRTGIKLRAIADDYMASWSVGISVERGVGLSWALASVVAVAAGVIWGEIQGVDQALSLLLLKGLTVAVLGGLDSILGAVIAGIVLGVVENVGADFLDPLVGGGSRELIVAAVLILTVMIRPHGLFGRHDIERV; the protein is encoded by the coding sequence ATGGACTGGGTCTTTCTATCAGAGCTTGCGATCAACGGAGCCTTGACGGGTCTGCTGTATTCGCTATTCGCCATCGGCCTTGTGCTGATTTACAAGGCGTCTTCGGTGCCCAATCTGGCGCAGGGCGGGTTGACCATGGTCGGGGCCTATGTGGTCCTGGCGCTGGCGCGCGATGTGGGTTTACCTTTGTGGCTGGCCATCCCTCTGGCTGCGGTTGTCATGTTCGGCCTTGGGTTCGGCATTGAGCGTGTTGCTCTGCGCCGTCTCGCAGGTCGGCCGGTTGTCATGATCCTGATGCTGACACTCGGCCTCGACATTTTCCTGCGGGGTACAACGCTTGCGATCTGGGGCGGGACGTCACGTTCGATGGAATTGGGCGTCAGCTATGATCCGCTGTTTCTGGGCGACATCTTCATCAGCCGCATCCATCTGGTTGGTGCCGGTGTTGCGCTCGCCTTGTTTGTCGCCTTCATGCTGTTTTTCCGAACCCGGACCGGGATCAAGTTGCGGGCGATCGCGGATGATTACATGGCTTCGTGGTCGGTCGGCATCTCGGTTGAACGCGGAGTTGGCCTGTCTTGGGCGCTGGCATCCGTTGTTGCCGTCGCCGCTGGCGTTATCTGGGGCGAGATTCAGGGCGTCGATCAGGCGCTGTCGCTGTTGCTTCTCAAAGGTCTGACGGTTGCCGTTCTCGGTGGTCTCGACAGTATCCTTGGCGCCGTGATCGCGGGCATCGTCCTGGGCGTCGTCGAAAACGTTGGCGCTGATTTCCTCGATCCGCTTGTCGGTGGCGGAAGCCGAGAACTTATCGTCGCCGCCGTCCTCATTCTTACGGTCATGATCCGTCCGCACGGGCTGTTCGGTCGTCACGACATCGAAAGGGTGTAA